A genomic segment from Cyanobacteriota bacterium encodes:
- a CDS encoding COP23 domain-containing protein, whose amino-acid sequence TCRIVLTVPPGQDPIQTRDRIFQNLTIADSGQQTQGVNTLVDSGNNPLGDLINIGTLTGVSRIGASSLNLRPFLDQRDGGTGTQLRGGISTNSGGRRLNPGSFR is encoded by the coding sequence ACCTGCCGAATTGTATTGACAGTGCCTCCTGGACAAGACCCCATCCAAACTCGCGATCGCATCTTCCAAAACCTAACCATCGCAGATAGTGGTCAGCAAACCCAAGGGGTGAATACTCTGGTAGACAGCGGCAATAATCCCCTAGGGGACTTGATCAACATCGGCACATTGACCGGAGTATCTCGCATAGGCGCGTCTAGCTTGAACCTGCGTCCCTTCCTTGACCAGCGGGATGGCGGAACAGGTACTCAACTGAGGGGTGGTATTTCTACGAATAGTGGAGGTC